The sequence below is a genomic window from candidate division KSB1 bacterium.
CTGATCCGGAATCTTTGTTTATCAAATAATTAACCACCTAGTGGCATTATATGTATAGATGTATAGATGTAAAGATGTAAAAACGAAAATAAACCGCATTGGGGCGGCATATTGCCTATATCAGTCCTACTGGTTGCTGATGAACCTAGGTTAAATGCTCCGTTAATTATTCCGACATATTTACAGAATTTGTAACTGTAACGGGGGCTGCTAATCAACTAGCTAAAATAAGGAGTTGTAGCATGCAAACTTTCGCTATGATGACTAATTATTCCTGGATGTTTCGCGACAAAACAAAGATTCTGCAACACTGGCAGGGTATAGTTAGACCAGGTAAAGCATAAATGCCGGGTTGTTTGAAGAGGGAAGTAGCAAATTAAGAGGAAACTATTTGCAGAAATTCTGCTTCACCCTATCCATCATTAATGGTTTCTTGCATAGTTATATGTTTACAACCCATTATTTGCAGATTATTCTACACATGCAATTCACGTTGTTAAAATTGTTATTTTCCTTCATCAATCTTTTGGTATTCCAGGCTCATAACTCGTATTTTTGAAAAACCCATGGAATCACGGATATAAAATCGATCATCCTTATCTTTCCATAGAACTTCCATAGCCATGGAGTGGTTTTCAAACTGGCCATAACCGATGTATGTACCATCAGGCTCAAATAACTCAACACCATCAATTATTTCTTCCTCTGATGATCTAGTAACTGAAAAATGAACGATAGTTCCATTATTCATAGCAAATAATCCCCTGCTCATATTCTGCATACGGACAGCAAATTTGCCACTTTGGCCACTAAGTAAATAAGCTCCTCTAGGAAATTTTAAGTCCGGATAATCTGAAAAATTGAGCATTTTATAAGACTTATGGGTTGGAATTTTACCTCTTAACGTTTTTAACTGCCATTGATCGGCAACTTTTTGGTAAAGATATAACAAGCCTTCATAGATCCAGGGTGCTATAACAATTGCATTATTACCCAACGTAGCAATTTTAATAGCATTTCTGTCTATTTGAGCACGAAAAAAGGGTTGGCTAAGATCCCAAATATCATCTTCGGAAACAAACGACTCCAAAACTGAAGAGAAATCAATTGGATATATATGAACCAATTTATCCTCTTTCTTATTGTACAATGAGCTCTCTTTATTCGTGTAATACTTACTGTCTTCCCTTACACGATATTGAAGAGCATATAATTCCAGCCCTAATGGAAGAATAATCCAAGGATCTATAAAGGAGTTATCTGGCATGGGATAGGTCGTAAATTCTTCTCCCATTTTAGAAAAACGTGTAAACCGTCTGCTCATGCGGTCGACAACGATTAAATCATCATTATGGTCGATTGTCATACACATAACTTCCTGCATTTCTCCGGGGCCCTGGCCTTTTCTACCTATTGATTTGATAAATTGACCGTATTGGTTAAATACCCTTATTTTAGACATATTCTGATCAGCTATATAGATATTGTTCTTACTATCTGTATTTACATGCATAGGGTAGGCAAACAGGTATTCATCCGATGCGTTTTCATCGTCTCCAATTACCAGTTGTTCTTTTAGAGTAACTTTTAGTTGCTGTGAATAGACATCAAAAAAAAGTAATGCAAAAACAATGGAAAATGTTATTATCAATCGTGTCATAAGATGAATTGAATTATTTAAAAATTATTGTCAAGTTGAATTGAAGTTAAAATTCTTTATTTTGGTTCCTGGTTTCTTGCAAATATAATATATTAACCTGAATAATTCATGAATTAGGCTTTTAAGCTTAAAGCTTCCAATCATGTCATCCTGGAAGCTGCGCCCTGAACTTTGTCGAAGGGGATCTATTTCCATACATATGAAAAAACTGAATATTAAGCATAAAATTGGAGTGCGTCAACCGTGTTGCTGCACACGATCTCCCTTATCCAACACCTGGTAGAGCACCGGCACAATAATCAAAGTCAGCACAGTCGCGAAACTCAATCCAAAGATAATTGCGATGGCCAGTGGCCGCCGCAGCTCGGCGCCATCGCCAAAGCCGATAGCCATGGGCAGCAGGGCCAGCACCGTTGTTATGGTCGTCATCAAAATAGGCCGCAGCCGTTTTTTGCCGGCCAGGAGTATGGCTTCCCGAAGCTGGGTGCCCTTCCGCCGGGCCTGGTTAATAAAATCCACCTTGATGATGGCGTCGTTCACCACGATACCCACAAGCACAACCAACCCAATTAAGGACATCACATTGAAGCTTTGGCCGGTTACCAGCAAACCGATAACCACACCGATAATCGCCAAAGGAATGGTCAGGATGATAATGAACGGATTCAGCAGGCTTTCGAATTGGGCTGCCAGGATCAGGAATACCAACACGAATGCCAGCAGAAAAGCAAAGGTCATCTGGCGAAAGGATTCGATCATCTCCTGGCGCTGGCCGCCAATGTGAATTTGAAACCCCGATGGTAATTTTACATCGGCTATCATTTCTTCCACATCACTTGCGACAGCGTTATAACCTCTTTCGGAAATACCCACAAACAAAGTGTGCTTTCGTACCTGGTCCTCACGCTCAATCGATGCAGGCGCAAATACTTCTTCGATACGAATAACCTGGGAAAGGGGGACAGATCTTCCTCGCAGCAAGATGGGTGTCTGCAGAAGATCGTCCAATTCCTGGCGGTGGCTTAAACCCGCTCGCAGTAAAATGGGAATTTTTCGGTCAAATTCTTTGAAATCTGTGGCGACTGAGCCGTGCATATAAAGTTGGACAAATCCTGAAATTTCTCTTGGCTCAATATCATAGGCAGCGGCTTTTTCACGGTCGATGATCAAACGAATCTCCGGTCGTTTTTCCTCTTGACTGGAAAAAACCTGGGATATGCCTTTGATTTTGGTAAGGTTTTGCCGAACAGTAGCCATAATCACCGCTGCGGCATCAGGATCATCACCGCGAATCTGCACGGCAAGATCAGATAAGTTAGTGCCTAATATTTCTCCAATGGCTGTCTGCGACTGCCGCAACGTGATTGATTCAGCGCCCAGGCTGGCTAGTGATTGTTGAATTTCTTGCATAAAGATTTTGGTTGAAATATCGTGGTACAAAAAAACCTGCAATTCCGCGGTATTCATGCCTGTTCTGGTCACAATTTGTCGGATATCTTCTTCGATAAAACCGACTTGCGAAAATACCGCTTTCACTTCCGGCGATTTGTAAAGCAGGTTTTCAATTTTAGTGGTGAGTTCTTCAGTAGCCTGCAAAATGGTTCCGGGCGGCAGCTGCACGGAAATAGTAAAACGGTGTTGTTCTACTTCTGGCATAAGACGTCTATCGATTTGCCAGCCTAACAACAGGATTAACAGAAAGCAAATTGTGGTAACGGTCAACACAAGTTTTGTACGATTTAATGCTTTTTTGAGCCAAAACTCATAAAATTCCAGGAACCTGGCAAAGAGACGGTCGAATGCCTGAAAAGCAGGAAGTGTGAAATGGCGAAAAAATTGTGTCAAATGCTTGATCCAAAAACCAAACAAACCTTTGATGAATTGAAACCCTTTTCCACGAAGAGAAGCTATGAACAGGATCAGTTTTTCCCACCTGTTTCCTGAATCAACCTGAACCCCGGATTCTTTAATTTGAGGTTTATTCAAATTCTTGCGCTGCCAGCGAGCGGCCACCATTGGCAATAAAGTCAACGCTACAACAAGCGACGAAAGCAAGGAAAAAACAACGGTTAGCGATTGATCACGAAACAGTTGTCCTGCAACTCCACGAATATAGATAATCGGGAAAAACACGGCGATGGTTGTGAAGGTGGATGCAGTTATGGCCATGCTTACCTCACTCACACCTGCCACGCTCGCTTCTTGTAAGGGCAGACCTTCCTCCTGGTGGCGAAAAATATTTTCCAGAACCACGATGGAATTATCCACCAGCATGCCGACCCCCAGGGCCAAACCACCAAGGGAGACCATGTTCACACTCACACCGGCAAAATACATTAAAGTAAATGTCGCAATAATCGAGATCGGCATGGAGATAGCAATATTGATGGGATTACGAGCATCATGAAGAAAGAAGAACAACACTATAAAGGCCAGGATACCTCCAAAAATCAACGACTGCTTAACCTGGTTTATTGCACCTGAAATAAATTCAGCCTGGTTATCCACTAAAACCAAATCCACTTCCGGGTATTGTTCCTTGAGTTGATCAATGACCCGAACGACTTTTTGTGCTACTTGCACCGTGTTGGCGCCGGATTCTTTGGTAACCAAAAGGCCTATTGCTTCCTGGTTATTATAGCGAGTCACTCCCTGTCTTTCACGGAAAGAATTCCGGATCGTGGCTATCTCATCGAGGCGGATTGTTACACCATTATTGGAGCCTGATCCGGTATTAATCACAGTAGCACCGATTTCTTCGACCGATTGGAACTCACCCACCGTACGCAAGGCATAACGATATCGGCCTTTTTTGATGCTGCCGCCCGGCCGCGTATCATTGGCCAACTGTAGAGCTCGTTCGATTTGTGAAAGAGAAAGTCCCAAAGCTGTCAGGCGGGCCATGTTAACATCAACCTGAATCTCACGTTTTTGTCCGCCGGTAACCGTTGCCATTGCGATGCCGTCGATTTGCTCTAAACGGCGTTTGAAAACATCTCTGGCCAATGTATATATATGATGGTTATTTTTACCGCCAGAAATTGCCAGGGTCATGATCGGTCTGGCGCGCGGATCTACCCGGAGGATCACCGGCCGTTCGACCTCTCTTGGCAGGATAGGGGAGAGGTTGTCCAGCTTTTCCCGCAAAGTAAGCGCGGTGAAATCCATGTCCGTTCCCCAGGTAAATTCCACAGTGACCAAGCTGATCCCTGCACGGGAAGTCGAATGAACACGCTGAACACCGGGCACTGTGGATACGGTTTCTTCTATTGGAATGGTGACAAACTCTTCAATCTCAACCGGTCCGACATCGCGATAATTGGTCCAAATCAGCAATCGGGGGAAAGTAATATCCGGTAGCAGGTTAACCGGCAAACGGGAGAAAGAAACGACACCCAATAAAACCACTGCGAGAAAAAACATGGAAGTAGCGATAGGACGTCGGGTTGTGTAATAGGCGATGTGCATGATTTGAAAAGATTTTAAATTCCGACACACAAAACCCAAATAAAAAATAAAATCCAATAACCAATGTTCGAAGTCACAAAATTAATGTTTGATCATTAATTATTAGAATTTTGGATTTATTTGTTATTTGTGATTTCAGAAGTTCACGTATTCCCATTTGATAATATCTTATATTGTGTCAGAATATTTGTAATTATTCTACTATTCGAATTAATGCATCATGGATCATGGTGTAATGGTTACTAACCACGACTTGTTCTCCATCCTTTAGATCGAACCTGGAAGAGAGAATTTCAACATATTCCTCATTTTTTAAACCGATATCCACATAACTCCAAACTGCGCGAAGGTTTCCATCTGTCGATTTCCTGGCAATAAATACAACCGGTCGTTGATCTCGTAACACAATCGCTTCTTTGGGCACTAGCAAACGATTTTTGTAGATTTGCGTTTCTAATTTTACAAAAGAGTACATGCCCGGAATTATTTTATGATCGCGGTTTTCCAATTGAATAGTAGCTTTGCGGGTTTTTTTCTCAGGATCAATCAAAGGATTCACAGAAATGACTGTTCCGGGAAACTTTTCACCCGGGAACGCTGTGAACATTGCCTCTGCTTTTCTACCAACCCGGACCATAGCCATTTCACTTTCCAGAATCTCAATGTCGATTAAGAGTTTATTCAAATCGACAAGGGTAAGACAATCGGTGCCGGGGGTTACCTGCATGCCAACCACCACTTTAATATCTCCGATATATCCTGAGAATGGCGCTAAAAATTTAGTGCGTTCAAACTGTAAATTGGCTTTGTCTCGTTTGATTAGTGCAGAACTCAAACCTTTGTTCAAAGCAATAAGTTTTCGCTTATCCGGGCTATTAAATATTTTCGCTGCAACAAGCTCTTGCTCAACAAGTTGGAGTTCCGGCCTGGTTATTTCGTTGGCCGCAAAATCTTTTTTTGCTTGCTTAAGCTTGTTTTCCGAGCTATGGATATCCAGGGGGTTTTCGGCGCTATTACTGCTTTCATGGCCTTGTTGGATACCAAGTTGAAGGCCGTATTCGATTGTGGCGCTGGTTAATTGATCTTCAGCTTCGCGAAGGTCAAGTGCATAATCGGTATCATCCAACATCAGCAATAAGTCACCGGAAACGACTTCCTGGCCTTCTTTAACGGTGATTTCATTTATGATTCCAGTGATTTGGGATGTCAAGGTGAGTTGTTTTTTAGCGCGTGTGCGGCCGTTGGCTGAAATGCGCATGATGAGCTTATCCCGTTTAGCAGTTGCCGCTTGCACGGCAATAGCGGCGCTTGCGCCAATGTCCGGGGCGTCCAATTCCGTATTATTTGGATCATTATTTTCATTTTCAATGCGGAAGAATTGGAACCACAGTAAAAAGCAAACAATACCTATGATCAGGATAATGGTTGTGTTTCTATATGTCTTATCTGCCCCCATCATTTTCCTCCCTGTGGTTTTAAAGTTGTGTATAAGGGCATTTTATAATTACTCAAAAATTACAAATAATTTATTAACATGCAAGAGATAAATTCGTTTAGATTTATAAAATTGAAAATTGATTTGTAATCATAATACTTCACATTGGTGGAAATAGATTTCTTCAACATGACTTCAAATTGCAAATTCTAATTCGGGTGAATTTCCAATTTTCACAAAACTTCTTTAAGAATTGGGATACTTGACAAATGCAAACTAAAATCCATCCACCGCAAATCAAATTAATAGAATTAATCGGAGTTATCTTTTATATTTTCAAATTGACAAACATATTTAGATTTGCTAAATTGTTTTCGTTGAATACCCATTGACTAACTAAATAATTATCCCACTTCTCTAACAAACTTGCAAAAAAATGAGGCTAACATGAAGAGAATATTTGTGGTTACGATAAGCACGATAGGCTTTTTGGTGGCGATTACCTTTTTGTGGCAGTATGAGTACCAGATAAATGATAGTTCTGAAAAATGGGATCCCGTTGCGACTTTTTCAATTCTCGGTTATGATCCCGAAACCGGCGAAGTTGGCGGCGCTGTACAATCCCGGGTGTTTTCGGTTGGCAATGGCGTCTTGTGGGGTGAAGCAAATGTGGGTATCGTCGCAACACAGGCCATTGTCGATGTGAGCTATGGAACACAAGCGCTTGCATTATTAAAAAAGGGGCTTTCACCGGAAGATGTTGTGAAGCAGGTTTGGGAGAATGATCCCGATCCTCGTCCGGACAGTTGGACAAAGTACGGTCGTCAATTTGCGGTTATGAATCCAAAGGGTGAATACAAAGCGTACACCGGACCTAAAGCATCGGATTGGGCTGGTCAAAAAGGGGGTAAATATGTTACGGCTCAAGGCAATATTCTTGCAGGTGAAGCGGTTGTTAACGATATGGTCACGGCTTTTGAAAACACAAAAGGACATCTTTCGTTGCGGCTCCTGGCAGCTCTGGAAGCAGGCCAGGCCGCTGGTGGGGATGCACGCGGTATGCAGTCGGCGGCTATGCTCATCGTCAAAGAGGATGGCGGTGTTTGGCTGAACAATGATGTGGTTTTGCGTTTGCAGGTTGACGATAACCCGGAACCGATCAAAGAGCTGCGTCGACTTGTCGAAAAGGCTGTCAAGCGTTTCAGATTTGGGGAGCGGAAATAAGGCCATTTGACAAACCGCAAAGGCGCGAAGGACGCAATGAAACAAATAGTTGACTATTGTCATTTTTCCACTATCTTGGCGCCTTGGTAGTAAGAATTTGTGAAATCAAAACCAAAAGGAGTTAATCATATGGAATTATTTACCAAAAAAATATCTCATGTATTTATGCCGATTTTTGCTTTTGTTTTTTTGATTTCGTCACCCTTAGTTTCTCAAGAAAAAGTAGACTTGGATATTGTTGAGAGAATTAAGGAGGAAGGATTCAATCGCTCCCAGGTGATGGACTATGCCTGGCATCTGACGGATGTTATTGGACCGAGATTGACAGGATCGTCGAACATGCGTGAGGCGCAAGAATGGACAAAAGCAAAAATGGATCAGATTGGGCTCAGTTCAACGGCCATCGAATCGTGGGGTGAACATGGTGTGAACTGGGATTTGGAATATGTTTCCCTGCACATGCTGGAACCGGATTACCAGGTTCTGATAGGATATCCCCAGGCATTTACGCCAGGGACGGATGGAATAATAACCGGAGAGCCTATCATTGTTAATATTAAAAGTAAGGCGGATTTGGATAATTACAAGGGCAAACTGAAGAACGCAATTGTTTTGTCCACTCCTAGGCGGCAGTATGGTCCTAGATTCACTGCAGATGCGATCCGTCACGATGAAAAATCACTGCAGGTTTTTGTTGAAGAAGGAATTGATCATAACATTCGGGAACGAAGGAAAGAGCAATGGATGCAGAATCCACAAGGGCCCAAAGATCTCAACGCTACTGAGTTAGAAGAATTTTTCAAATCTGAAGGGGTTGCTGTGGTTTTGGCTGCAGCCAGGGGTGGGGATGGTACTGTATTTGTTTCTGGCAGGCGCAGCAATCGGCGTGACCGTTCACTTAAAGCTGTGAAGAACAGCCTGCCAACGGTTGCCATTGCAGTTGAACATTACAACCGCATCCACCGGCTGGTGGAACGTAACATTGATGTGAAACTGGAAATCGAAATCAGGGTCAATTCTGTGCAAAGGGACAAGCAGGAATATAATGTTGTTGGAGAGATCCCCGGCAGCGATCTTACTCATGAGATTGTCATGATCGGTGCACACCTGGACTCCTGGCACTCGGGTACCGGCGCCACCGATAATGCATCGGGTTCTGCTACAGTTCTCGAAGCGATGCGAATATTAAAGGCAATCGGAGCAGCTCCACGTCGAACGATTCGAGCGGCTCTTTGGAGTAATGAAGAAGGCGGATTGCGCGGCTCTAGGGCATATGTAGCGAACCACTTTGGCAATCCCAGGGACGGTATTCTTCCCGACTATGAGAACTTTTCAGTTTATTTCAATATGGATAACGGAACAGGCCGGTTTCGTGGGGTTCATCAGCAGGGCAATAAATTTGTAGGATCAATTTTTTCCGAATGGATGAAACCTTTTTATGATCTTGAAATTTCTACGCTCTCTAATTTCAGTAATCGGGGTTCCGATCAACTTTCTTTTGACCAGGCCGGATTGCCGGGTTTTCAATTCATTCAGGATAGGATAGAATATCGCACCAGAACGCACCATACGAACATGGATGTTTTCGATAAACTGCTTCCGGAAGACCTTAAAATTAATGCCGTTGTGCTAGCCGGCTTTGCTTATAATGCTGCCATGCGGGACGAGCGTATCCCTCGAAAACCGTTCACTGATTGGCGGCCGCAGTTTAAAATTGCACAAAAAGATCTTTTCAAAAGTGGTAATTCTCTAACCAATGCCATTGCCGATTTCGATAATGATGGCGACCTGGATATATTCGTCGGTTTTAGAGGCCAGCCAAACAGGCTTTATCGCAACGATGGTGGAAAGTTCACGGATGTAGCGGCGGATGTTGGCGTCGCGGATAACGATGTAACTCGAACTGCCGCATGGGGGGATTACAACAACGATGGCAATCTCGACCTGTTTGTAGCTTTTGTTTCAC
It includes:
- a CDS encoding 6-bladed beta-propeller, coding for MTRLIITFSIVFALLFFDVYSQQLKVTLKEQLVIGDDENASDEYLFAYPMHVNTDSKNNIYIADQNMSKIRVFNQYGQFIKSIGRKGQGPGEMQEVMCMTIDHNDDLIVVDRMSRRFTRFSKMGEEFTTYPMPDNSFIDPWIILPLGLELYALQYRVREDSKYYTNKESSLYNKKEDKLVHIYPIDFSSVLESFVSEDDIWDLSQPFFRAQIDRNAIKIATLGNNAIVIAPWIYEGLLYLYQKVADQWQLKTLRGKIPTHKSYKMLNFSDYPDLKFPRGAYLLSGQSGKFAVRMQNMSRGLFAMNNGTIVHFSVTRSSEEEIIDGVELFEPDGTYIGYGQFENHSMAMEVLWKDKDDRFYIRDSMGFSKIRVMSLEYQKIDEGK
- a CDS encoding efflux RND transporter permease subunit — its product is MCRNLKSFQIMHIAYYTTRRPIATSMFFLAVVLLGVVSFSRLPVNLLPDITFPRLLIWTNYRDVGPVEIEEFVTIPIEETVSTVPGVQRVHSTSRAGISLVTVEFTWGTDMDFTALTLREKLDNLSPILPREVERPVILRVDPRARPIMTLAISGGKNNHHIYTLARDVFKRRLEQIDGIAMATVTGGQKREIQVDVNMARLTALGLSLSQIERALQLANDTRPGGSIKKGRYRYALRTVGEFQSVEEIGATVINTGSGSNNGVTIRLDEIATIRNSFRERQGVTRYNNQEAIGLLVTKESGANTVQVAQKVVRVIDQLKEQYPEVDLVLVDNQAEFISGAINQVKQSLIFGGILAFIVLFFFLHDARNPINIAISMPISIIATFTLMYFAGVSVNMVSLGGLALGVGMLVDNSIVVLENIFRHQEEGLPLQEASVAGVSEVSMAITASTFTTIAVFFPIIYIRGVAGQLFRDQSLTVVFSLLSSLVVALTLLPMVAARWQRKNLNKPQIKESGVQVDSGNRWEKLILFIASLRGKGFQFIKGLFGFWIKHLTQFFRHFTLPAFQAFDRLFARFLEFYEFWLKKALNRTKLVLTVTTICFLLILLLGWQIDRRLMPEVEQHRFTISVQLPPGTILQATEELTTKIENLLYKSPEVKAVFSQVGFIEEDIRQIVTRTGMNTAELQVFLYHDISTKIFMQEIQQSLASLGAESITLRQSQTAIGEILGTNLSDLAVQIRGDDPDAAAVIMATVRQNLTKIKGISQVFSSQEEKRPEIRLIIDREKAAAYDIEPREISGFVQLYMHGSVATDFKEFDRKIPILLRAGLSHRQELDDLLQTPILLRGRSVPLSQVIRIEEVFAPASIEREDQVRKHTLFVGISERGYNAVASDVEEMIADVKLPSGFQIHIGGQRQEMIESFRQMTFAFLLAFVLVFLILAAQFESLLNPFIIILTIPLAIIGVVIGLLVTGQSFNVMSLIGLVVLVGIVVNDAIIKVDFINQARRKGTQLREAILLAGKKRLRPILMTTITTVLALLPMAIGFGDGAELRRPLAIAIIFGLSFATVLTLIIVPVLYQVLDKGDRVQQHG
- a CDS encoding efflux RND transporter periplasmic adaptor subunit, with protein sequence MMGADKTYRNTTIILIIGIVCFLLWFQFFRIENENNDPNNTELDAPDIGASAAIAVQAATAKRDKLIMRISANGRTRAKKQLTLTSQITGIINEITVKEGQEVVSGDLLLMLDDTDYALDLREAEDQLTSATIEYGLQLGIQQGHESSNSAENPLDIHSSENKLKQAKKDFAANEITRPELQLVEQELVAAKIFNSPDKRKLIALNKGLSSALIKRDKANLQFERTKFLAPFSGYIGDIKVVVGMQVTPGTDCLTLVDLNKLLIDIEILESEMAMVRVGRKAEAMFTAFPGEKFPGTVISVNPLIDPEKKTRKATIQLENRDHKIIPGMYSFVKLETQIYKNRLLVPKEAIVLRDQRPVVFIARKSTDGNLRAVWSYVDIGLKNEEYVEILSSRFDLKDGEQVVVSNHYTMIHDALIRIVE
- a CDS encoding DUF1028 domain-containing protein yields the protein MKRIFVVTISTIGFLVAITFLWQYEYQINDSSEKWDPVATFSILGYDPETGEVGGAVQSRVFSVGNGVLWGEANVGIVATQAIVDVSYGTQALALLKKGLSPEDVVKQVWENDPDPRPDSWTKYGRQFAVMNPKGEYKAYTGPKASDWAGQKGGKYVTAQGNILAGEAVVNDMVTAFENTKGHLSLRLLAALEAGQAAGGDARGMQSAAMLIVKEDGGVWLNNDVVLRLQVDDNPEPIKELRRLVEKAVKRFRFGERK
- a CDS encoding M20/M25/M40 family metallo-hydrolase gives rise to the protein MELFTKKISHVFMPIFAFVFLISSPLVSQEKVDLDIVERIKEEGFNRSQVMDYAWHLTDVIGPRLTGSSNMREAQEWTKAKMDQIGLSSTAIESWGEHGVNWDLEYVSLHMLEPDYQVLIGYPQAFTPGTDGIITGEPIIVNIKSKADLDNYKGKLKNAIVLSTPRRQYGPRFTADAIRHDEKSLQVFVEEGIDHNIRERRKEQWMQNPQGPKDLNATELEEFFKSEGVAVVLAAARGGDGTVFVSGRRSNRRDRSLKAVKNSLPTVAIAVEHYNRIHRLVERNIDVKLEIEIRVNSVQRDKQEYNVVGEIPGSDLTHEIVMIGAHLDSWHSGTGATDNASGSATVLEAMRILKAIGAAPRRTIRAALWSNEEGGLRGSRAYVANHFGNPRDGILPDYENFSVYFNMDNGTGRFRGVHQQGNKFVGSIFSEWMKPFYDLEISTLSNFSNRGSDQLSFDQAGLPGFQFIQDRIEYRTRTHHTNMDVFDKLLPEDLKINAVVLAGFAYNAAMRDERIPRKPFTDWRPQFKIAQKDLFKSGNSLTNAIADFDNDGDLDIFVGFRGQPNRLYRNDGGKFTDVAADVGVADNDVTRTAAWGDYNNDGNLDLFVAFVSRQKSWNRLYKNEGNGKRFTDVTKITGVSLTGSFRQACWIDYDNDGDVDLFIGLRDKPNVLFRNDNGKFTNVAKSLNIDDPRRTVGAVWFDFDKDGDLDLYVTNMDGDANGLFRNDGTRFVDVAPELGLDNGGRPLGFSAYGSVRPTLVDFDNDGNIDIFIANYGPNGLFRNLGGSFKNVAAQMGLAIDERYDTGAWGDYDNDGRLDLYVNGTITGGKSYRDYLFHNDGDRFTDITPKILLDQKADHGVHWADFDKDGDLDLALTGAASDGMHHLVLNEIDKKRANRSLQVLVLDARGHYTRAGSEVRLYDANSGVLLGTNILDTGSGYNSQNAMPVHFGLAKQGLVDVEITTLTKQGRKTARLSDIDPKSYIGRWLVVKIDENGNVTK